A window of the Kosakonia radicincitans DSM 16656 genome harbors these coding sequences:
- a CDS encoding TonB-dependent receptor domain-containing protein, whose protein sequence is MRKYRISPISISFIFLVTPLSFFVNATDNDNTIIVSANANGQASSTEQAPASVTSISQNQLEKKPYRDIADMLQGIPGVTTTVGGDHKEINIRGMGSAYTLYLIDGMRIDSRDSSRLFDGSGQMNAWIPPVSAIDHIEVIRGPMSSLYGSDAIGGVINIITKKNAKKWQGSIGSNLTVQEHSDSGDIFQNDFFVTGPLVDNILSMQAYGSYSKRDEDEIYNGYRGSKRENVTGKVTYTPTDEQEISLTANHTQQDISQMVGKSISPECTYYSGCPSDFRKKAEVNRFSVNHVGYWAIGKTDSYIQSEDYSINSQDIDLKNINMRSSLSSNIGSHILTLGGELSIKKLHDGYSNQISDLTNLKRTEKSLFLEDSWMTTEDFTLTTGVRLDHDNQFGDHWSPRMYGVWNVASDWTVKGGVSSGFKAPGITETDPHFGSVSYAGDVYGNPNLKPEKSITQELGLLYNNDEGLSGGVTLFNNQFKDKITTTACPSTQCDPVPNPYGAYPLTYDNVGKAVTRGVEADLNFPVNDKVTVENNYTYTYSQQKSGEYKGKPLTKLPKHQFTSTINYVLNESLKTWLTVNFRGKDSDNVGGTEQAILPIRAPSFALFDFGTDYSMNKNIDVKAGISNLLDKKIRYDNYGYTEDGRRFWVAVNYTF, encoded by the coding sequence ATGAGGAAATACAGAATTTCACCTATTAGTATAAGTTTTATATTTCTGGTTACACCGCTTTCTTTTTTCGTTAACGCTACAGATAATGATAATACAATTATTGTCTCAGCAAATGCCAATGGACAAGCCAGTAGTACAGAACAAGCACCGGCATCAGTTACCTCAATTTCCCAAAATCAATTAGAAAAGAAACCGTATCGTGATATTGCGGATATGCTCCAGGGGATTCCAGGTGTTACGACAACCGTCGGTGGAGACCATAAAGAAATAAATATACGTGGTATGGGTTCTGCATATACGCTCTATCTGATCGACGGAATGAGAATTGACTCCAGAGATAGCAGTCGATTATTTGATGGTTCTGGTCAGATGAATGCCTGGATTCCTCCTGTTTCTGCTATTGATCATATAGAGGTTATTAGAGGGCCGATGTCATCGCTTTATGGTTCTGATGCCATTGGTGGCGTAATTAATATTATTACAAAGAAAAATGCAAAAAAATGGCAGGGTAGCATCGGAAGTAATTTGACTGTGCAGGAACATAGTGATTCCGGTGATATTTTTCAGAATGATTTTTTTGTTACAGGACCATTGGTAGATAATATCCTTTCAATGCAAGCCTATGGTAGTTATTCAAAGCGTGATGAAGACGAAATTTATAATGGATATCGCGGCAGCAAAAGAGAAAACGTGACAGGGAAAGTTACCTATACTCCTACCGATGAACAAGAGATTTCGCTCACTGCTAACCATACACAGCAGGATATTAGTCAGATGGTTGGAAAATCCATCAGTCCGGAGTGTACATATTACTCTGGCTGCCCTTCTGATTTTCGTAAAAAAGCAGAGGTAAATCGGTTCTCTGTCAATCATGTGGGCTACTGGGCTATTGGTAAGACTGACTCTTACATTCAGAGTGAAGATTACTCTATTAACTCACAAGATATTGATTTGAAGAATATTAATATGCGTTCTTCACTCTCCTCAAATATAGGGAGTCATATTCTTACGCTTGGTGGTGAGCTAAGCATTAAGAAATTACATGACGGTTATTCAAACCAGATTTCTGATTTAACGAATCTAAAACGGACAGAAAAATCTCTCTTTCTCGAAGATTCATGGATGACAACCGAAGACTTTACTCTGACAACCGGGGTAAGACTGGATCACGATAATCAATTTGGTGATCACTGGAGCCCACGTATGTATGGCGTGTGGAATGTAGCTTCGGACTGGACAGTAAAAGGAGGGGTAAGCAGTGGTTTTAAAGCCCCAGGAATCACTGAAACAGATCCACATTTTGGTTCAGTTTCCTATGCAGGTGATGTTTATGGTAATCCTAACCTTAAACCTGAAAAATCAATCACGCAGGAACTTGGTCTCTTATACAACAACGATGAGGGATTATCTGGTGGTGTGACATTATTTAATAATCAATTTAAAGATAAAATAACAACAACTGCGTGCCCGTCTACCCAATGCGATCCTGTTCCCAACCCATATGGGGCATATCCGCTAACATATGATAATGTAGGGAAAGCGGTTACGAGAGGGGTTGAGGCTGATCTTAATTTCCCTGTAAATGATAAAGTAACCGTTGAAAATAATTATACATATACATATTCACAACAAAAATCAGGTGAGTATAAAGGAAAACCGCTGACAAAACTTCCCAAACATCAGTTTACCAGCACGATAAATTATGTGTTAAATGAGTCGCTTAAAACCTGGCTGACAGTTAACTTCCGCGGAAAAGATAGTGATAATGTGGGTGGAACTGAGCAGGCAATATTACCAATCAGAGCCCCATCTTTTGCATTATTCGATTTTGGTACAGATTATAGTATGAATAAAAATATAGATGTCAAAGCTGGCATCTCGAACCTGTTGGATAAGAAAATCAGATATGATAATTACGGATATACTGAGGATGGAAGACGCTTCTGGGTTGCAGTAAACTACACCTTCTGA
- a CDS encoding aldehyde dehydrogenase family protein has protein sequence MNQTLTPTAFTGQYIAGQWRSGSAGTVLQDRNPYDQSILTEIVLATRADLDSAYVAAANMQYEWARTLPSERAAVFYRAVEIIDARHAEIVDWLIAESGSTRLKAEMEWSSVRAATLAAAAMPYRIAGSILPVDVPGKESRVYRRPLGVVGVISPWNWPLHLSNRSVAPALALGNSVVLKPAEDTPITGGLLLASIYEEAGLPPGVLNVVIGEISEIGDAFTLHPIPKFISFTGSTRVGRRIGELAVTGPTLKRVGLELGGNAPFVVLDDANLERAVDAAIVGRFLHQGQICMSSNRIIVEAGIYPRFVDAFVERARNLKVGDPRQADTVIGPLINQKQLDGALARLKAAKDAGIRQLLGAPHEGLLLPPQVFADVPNDSDLAQTEQFAPIAPLIRAVHEEDALRIANATEFGLSSAVFTSNEARGVRFAQGIDAGMTHINDITPNDEANVMFGGEKNSGIGRFNSDWIIAELTTDHWVSVQQEPRTYPF, from the coding sequence ATGAATCAGACCCTCACCCCTACCGCATTCACCGGCCAATACATTGCGGGCCAATGGCGCTCTGGCAGTGCCGGGACTGTCCTGCAAGATCGCAATCCCTACGACCAGTCGATCCTGACCGAGATCGTCCTGGCGACGCGGGCGGACCTGGACAGTGCCTATGTCGCTGCCGCGAATATGCAATATGAATGGGCAAGGACACTGCCCTCAGAGCGTGCCGCCGTGTTTTACCGGGCCGTCGAAATCATCGACGCACGTCACGCCGAGATCGTCGATTGGCTGATCGCCGAGTCGGGCAGTACCCGGTTGAAGGCGGAAATGGAGTGGAGCTCGGTTCGGGCCGCGACCCTGGCCGCAGCTGCCATGCCCTATCGGATAGCAGGCAGCATTCTTCCTGTGGATGTGCCAGGCAAGGAGAGCCGGGTGTACCGCCGTCCGCTGGGTGTTGTCGGCGTGATTAGCCCCTGGAACTGGCCGTTGCACCTGTCCAATCGCTCGGTGGCGCCAGCGCTGGCCCTGGGCAACAGCGTCGTGCTCAAACCTGCGGAGGATACCCCGATCACCGGCGGTCTGCTGCTGGCAAGCATCTACGAGGAGGCGGGTCTGCCGCCGGGGGTGCTCAATGTTGTCATTGGTGAAATCAGCGAGATAGGCGACGCCTTCACTCTCCATCCAATCCCGAAATTCATCTCCTTTACCGGCTCGACCCGCGTGGGCCGTCGCATCGGGGAGTTGGCTGTTACAGGCCCAACGCTCAAGCGCGTCGGTCTGGAACTGGGTGGTAATGCGCCGTTCGTGGTGCTCGATGACGCGAATCTGGAACGTGCGGTGGACGCTGCAATCGTTGGCCGTTTCCTGCACCAGGGCCAAATCTGCATGAGCAGCAATCGCATCATCGTTGAAGCTGGAATCTACCCGCGATTCGTGGACGCCTTCGTTGAGCGAGCCCGCAACTTGAAGGTCGGCGATCCGAGGCAGGCTGATACGGTGATCGGCCCCTTGATTAACCAAAAGCAGCTCGATGGCGCCCTTGCGCGCCTGAAAGCAGCAAAAGACGCTGGCATCCGTCAGCTGCTGGGTGCGCCCCATGAAGGGTTGTTACTACCGCCTCAGGTCTTCGCCGACGTACCCAACGATTCGGATCTGGCGCAGACCGAACAGTTCGCGCCCATCGCGCCGCTGATCCGTGCCGTGCACGAGGAGGACGCGCTGCGTATTGCCAATGCCACCGAGTTCGGGCTTTCGAGCGCGGTGTTCACCAGCAACGAAGCCCGTGGCGTGCGCTTCGCGCAGGGGATCGACGCTGGCATGACCCACATTAACGACATTACCCCCAATGACGAGGCCAACGTGATGTTCGGCGGAGAAAAGAACAGCGGAATCGGCCGCTTCAACAGCGACTGGATCATCGCAGAACTCACCACCGACCACTGGGTCAGCGTGCAGCAAGAACCACGTACCTATCCGTTCTGA
- a CDS encoding AraC family transcriptional regulator encodes MRTLDHTPSEFINPLLPVFSMKSESISDDWELKPHKHPEAQLLFSVKGTMICEVKNCIRLIPPQCAIWIPTNVLHSTRGSGNTDCYCIFIDTSLIKGLPSECSTLSVSPLLRELIIYASGFNHELIKPSEQKIIDILVDQIKISSKMDVSLPMPSESRLYSLANMLIKNPGDNLKLKDWANKINMSERSFTRLVHQELGMSFGRWKQQLHIVIALQRISQGDSITTIALDLGYENTSGFVTMFKKVLGKPPLSYYKEFQDANIRNNNSFRI; translated from the coding sequence GTGAGAACGTTAGACCATACACCCTCAGAATTCATAAATCCTTTATTACCTGTCTTCTCAATGAAATCAGAGAGTATCTCTGATGACTGGGAATTGAAACCACACAAACATCCCGAAGCACAGCTTCTTTTTTCAGTCAAAGGTACGATGATTTGCGAAGTGAAAAACTGTATCAGATTGATCCCGCCTCAATGTGCAATATGGATACCTACTAATGTCCTCCATTCGACAAGAGGGAGTGGTAATACAGATTGTTATTGTATTTTTATAGATACCAGCTTAATTAAGGGATTACCTTCCGAATGTAGCACGTTATCTGTCTCTCCACTCTTACGTGAGTTAATAATATATGCGTCCGGGTTTAATCACGAACTAATAAAACCGTCAGAGCAAAAAATTATTGATATTTTGGTTGATCAGATAAAAATATCATCAAAAATGGATGTGAGCCTTCCTATGCCTTCTGAATCTCGCCTCTATTCTTTAGCCAATATGTTAATAAAAAATCCAGGGGATAACTTAAAACTCAAAGATTGGGCAAATAAAATTAATATGAGCGAAAGAAGTTTTACCCGACTTGTCCATCAGGAACTGGGAATGAGCTTTGGCAGATGGAAACAGCAACTCCACATTGTCATTGCGCTCCAAAGGATTTCACAGGGCGATAGTATAACCACAATTGCTCTTGATTTAGGATATGAAAATACCAGTGGTTTTGTAACTATGTTCAAAAAAGTTTTGGGCAAACCACCATTAAGCTACTATAAGGAATTCCAGGATGCTAACATTAGAAATAATAATTCTTTCAGAATTTAA
- a CDS encoding TetR/AcrR family transcriptional regulator, giving the protein MRRKTEARRLSFVQAAGKLFIEHGFGTVTMEAIAAEAGASKVTLYSYFPNKDELFGAFAAEAGKGVIETLETSREEAGLQATLQRLGMAYLNLVTRPEVINLNRLVIGEAGRYPQLSRIFYENGPRQTLISICNVLDNLMQRGLLRQAELRRTGLYFKALCEAGLVERQLWGLDQQPAEETRREAVDAAIEAFLPAYDATQTHRHKG; this is encoded by the coding sequence ATGCGTAGGAAAACTGAGGCCCGCCGCCTGAGCTTCGTGCAGGCGGCGGGCAAACTGTTCATCGAACATGGGTTCGGTACAGTAACGATGGAAGCGATTGCCGCCGAGGCTGGCGCGTCCAAAGTCACGCTTTACAGCTACTTCCCGAACAAGGATGAATTGTTCGGAGCTTTCGCTGCGGAGGCAGGGAAAGGTGTTATCGAAACGTTGGAAACATCCAGGGAGGAGGCTGGACTACAAGCGACCTTGCAGCGCCTGGGCATGGCCTATCTGAACCTTGTCACTCGGCCAGAAGTCATCAACCTGAACCGCTTAGTCATCGGTGAGGCTGGACGTTACCCGCAGTTGAGCCGCATTTTCTACGAGAATGGCCCACGCCAGACACTGATCTCGATCTGCAACGTGCTCGACAACCTGATGCAACGCGGGTTGTTACGCCAGGCCGAGTTGCGTCGAACCGGACTGTATTTCAAGGCATTGTGCGAGGCAGGCCTGGTCGAACGCCAGTTGTGGGGATTGGATCAGCAGCCTGCCGAAGAAACCCGCCGGGAAGCGGTTGACGCCGCAATCGAGGCGTTCCTGCCTGCGTATGATGCGACACAGACACACCGCCATAAGGGGTAG
- a CDS encoding carotenoid oxygenase family protein, whose translation MWTKKNPFLRGPYEPLYTEYKVNELHVEGSIPRELKGTLYRVASNQQFEPLNPDKFHWFDGDGMVHAFRLEDGKASYSNRFVETEGLKVERGAGKALYNGIMGYSNTPQPPLPEGAPRIKATANINVIRLGDKLLAMHEVEHHYWELDPVTLETLGTFNFNGQVEGMLTAHPHFDLVTKEWIFYALDNENHFVECFSTDVDGTITARHRVPLSFTPWNHDVIFTRQHYIFFFGLISWRPWSDELIQKGKSSWFVAPDQDRNARILFVDRKTGEAIWLHPENSEYMIGHFLNAYQDEEDTIIDASTTPVSNAILQFNPSDYYPFPLVDGPSAFEQPQLWRFVINLRQGTVRHHRIGDFSAEFVRPNETILGSPHRYGYMAGVHDPKPESRGFNCLIKHDYQTGTTEFQHVTRELDLVVGEPIFVPHPEAKEEDHGWILAVWYHPLRNASELVILDATDFSGKPVARIKLDHHVPLGFHGNWIADR comes from the coding sequence ATGTGGACTAAAAAGAACCCTTTCCTGCGAGGTCCGTACGAGCCGCTCTACACCGAGTATAAGGTCAACGAACTGCATGTCGAGGGAAGTATCCCCAGGGAACTAAAAGGCACGTTGTACCGGGTTGCCAGCAACCAACAATTCGAGCCTCTCAATCCCGACAAATTCCATTGGTTCGATGGCGACGGCATGGTTCATGCGTTCCGGTTGGAGGATGGTAAAGCCAGCTACAGCAACCGGTTTGTCGAAACTGAAGGCCTCAAGGTCGAGCGCGGGGCGGGCAAGGCGCTCTACAACGGGATCATGGGTTATAGCAATACACCACAGCCACCGCTGCCAGAAGGTGCTCCCAGGATCAAAGCCACGGCAAATATCAACGTGATTCGGCTGGGCGATAAACTTCTCGCCATGCACGAGGTCGAGCATCACTATTGGGAATTAGACCCGGTGACGCTCGAAACGCTTGGCACGTTCAATTTCAATGGACAAGTCGAAGGCATGCTCACCGCCCATCCGCATTTCGATTTGGTGACGAAGGAATGGATCTTCTATGCCCTGGATAACGAAAATCACTTTGTAGAGTGCTTCTCGACCGACGTGGATGGCACTATCACGGCCAGACACCGTGTCCCCTTGTCGTTCACGCCGTGGAATCACGACGTCATTTTCACCAGGCAGCACTACATCTTCTTCTTCGGTCTGATCAGTTGGCGGCCATGGTCGGACGAGCTGATCCAGAAGGGGAAGAGCTCGTGGTTCGTCGCCCCTGACCAGGATCGCAATGCACGTATCCTGTTCGTCGATCGCAAGACTGGCGAAGCAATCTGGCTGCATCCGGAAAACTCGGAATACATGATCGGCCACTTCCTCAATGCTTATCAGGATGAGGAAGATACGATTATCGACGCCAGCACCACGCCGGTATCTAACGCGATTCTGCAGTTCAATCCTTCGGACTACTATCCGTTCCCTCTGGTAGACGGTCCATCGGCATTCGAGCAACCGCAGCTGTGGCGCTTTGTGATCAACCTCAGGCAGGGCACGGTAAGGCACCACCGGATCGGTGATTTCTCTGCCGAATTCGTACGCCCTAACGAGACCATCCTGGGCTCCCCCCACCGCTACGGTTATATGGCTGGCGTCCATGACCCGAAGCCTGAATCGCGCGGGTTCAACTGTCTGATCAAGCACGACTATCAGACCGGGACGACCGAGTTCCAGCACGTCACCCGCGAGCTCGACCTGGTTGTAGGAGAACCGATCTTCGTGCCGCATCCGGAGGCGAAGGAGGAAGACCACGGATGGATTCTCGCCGTGTGGTATCACCCGCTCAGGAATGCCAGCGAGTTGGTCATCCTCGATGCGACGGACTTTTCCGGTAAACCGGTGGCCCGCATCAAGCTGGACCACCATGTCCCGCTGGGATTCCACGGAAACTGGATCGCCGACCGATAA
- a CDS encoding FUSC family protein: MVKPALHLPSPQEKAPIALLEPPVEKRINGEERPGEKPALFSLRTTLAALLALTVANALGIDHPWWAAMTVWLVAQPTRGLLLERAFARMVGSAVGAATGAVILLELGGQPIPSLFALALWLMLCAGPGSLFRHFRNYGFVLAGYTAAIVVLFGLGDGIHDGHMARDRVICTMLGIVCSALASIYGVPKGRSEYVAECVDGLMQRCLDRVEQYLRYGSSFPSAQTLIANIAALERSVDNDAAGSLRGRWKASEVRQISGLLLELIALTPEDGNTRNIPASGNASVQERVTHLSRFCQLLTGSQLSATQSSVVPLASVLDELSEVLHQPGTGWSQAAFRGFDLRSALRSAARPVIALMLTAAFWRFSGWQAGAMMVMTATLFASLFSAHERGNEALVHVLIGSTIGAPVGTLVHLFLLPQVEDFRGVLICLAPFLALGAWLMRRPSTARMAIDMNMTFLLTAQPGSHYLGVAEALNQLAAIVLGVLAAAATYWLFLPSTPEVHRRKLAQRIAALAEVASRAPTASALIKTHRAQRVALTRLLYFCNPSERMFTLAQECLVKSRLLLVQRTRGTDANSSIVSPTVTAGEALRHASAELNACVAFPSTADRNSL; encoded by the coding sequence GTGGTCAAACCCGCCCTCCATCTCCCCTCACCTCAAGAAAAGGCTCCCATCGCTTTGCTTGAGCCTCCTGTTGAAAAAAGGATCAATGGAGAGGAGCGTCCAGGGGAGAAGCCAGCACTCTTCTCGTTGCGAACCACCCTTGCCGCGCTGCTGGCACTGACCGTCGCCAACGCTCTGGGGATAGATCATCCCTGGTGGGCTGCGATGACGGTCTGGCTGGTCGCCCAGCCGACACGCGGCCTTCTGCTCGAACGGGCCTTTGCACGTATGGTCGGCTCTGCTGTCGGGGCAGCAACCGGCGCTGTGATCTTGCTTGAGCTGGGCGGGCAGCCCATCCCTTCGTTGTTCGCGCTCGCGCTCTGGCTGATGCTGTGTGCGGGACCTGGCAGCTTGTTTCGCCACTTCCGCAACTATGGCTTCGTGCTGGCTGGCTACACCGCCGCGATCGTTGTGCTGTTCGGCCTGGGCGATGGCATACACGATGGGCATATGGCGAGGGATCGCGTCATATGCACGATGCTTGGCATCGTTTGCTCTGCACTGGCGTCGATCTATGGCGTCCCGAAAGGGCGCAGCGAATATGTAGCCGAATGTGTGGATGGATTGATGCAGCGGTGCCTGGATCGGGTGGAACAGTACCTGCGGTATGGCAGCTCTTTCCCTTCGGCACAGACTCTCATTGCCAACATCGCGGCCCTGGAGCGCAGCGTGGACAACGACGCCGCAGGATCGCTGCGCGGACGCTGGAAGGCGTCTGAAGTACGGCAAATCTCTGGCCTGTTGCTGGAATTGATCGCGCTGACGCCCGAAGACGGGAACACACGGAACATTCCGGCATCCGGCAATGCATCCGTCCAAGAACGGGTCACTCATCTTTCCAGGTTTTGCCAACTTCTGACTGGCTCGCAGCTATCGGCTACACAGTCAAGTGTTGTGCCTCTGGCATCGGTGCTCGATGAACTGTCGGAGGTCTTGCACCAGCCCGGTACAGGATGGTCGCAGGCGGCATTTCGCGGTTTCGATCTGCGCTCAGCGTTACGGTCCGCCGCACGCCCCGTCATAGCGTTGATGCTTACCGCTGCGTTCTGGCGGTTCTCCGGCTGGCAGGCTGGTGCCATGATGGTAATGACGGCGACCCTCTTTGCATCGCTGTTTTCGGCGCATGAGCGAGGGAATGAAGCTCTGGTTCATGTCCTGATCGGTTCAACGATCGGTGCGCCTGTCGGCACCCTGGTCCATTTGTTCCTGTTGCCACAGGTTGAGGATTTCCGGGGCGTCCTGATCTGCTTAGCGCCTTTCCTGGCGCTGGGTGCCTGGCTGATGCGTCGTCCGTCCACAGCCAGGATGGCGATCGACATGAATATGACGTTCCTGCTGACTGCCCAGCCGGGGAGCCATTACCTGGGTGTCGCCGAAGCACTGAACCAGTTGGCCGCCATCGTCCTTGGCGTGCTGGCAGCCGCAGCTACATATTGGTTGTTCTTACCCTCCACGCCGGAGGTACATCGTCGCAAGCTCGCCCAGCGCATCGCGGCATTGGCCGAAGTGGCGAGCCGGGCACCGACCGCATCGGCGTTGATAAAAACTCATCGTGCTCAGCGCGTTGCGCTTACGCGATTGCTCTACTTCTGCAATCCGTCGGAAAGGATGTTTACCCTGGCCCAGGAGTGCCTGGTCAAGTCGCGCCTCTTGCTCGTCCAGCGCACGCGCGGCACCGATGCAAATTCGTCCATTGTTTCCCCAACCGTGACCGCAGGTGAAGCCCTTCGCCATGCGAGCGCCGAGTTGAACGCATGTGTTGCCTTCCCATCAACCGCAGACAGGAACTCCCTATGA
- a CDS encoding aminopeptidase P family protein, with protein MQTPTPLQALRDQLVALELDGIIVPRADAHQSEDCAPHDNKLQWLTGFTGSAGLALVLRDRALMFVDGRYQVQVRSEVDLHAFEIHHLHNEPLDQVLASFPAGSRIGFEPLLMVNSQFTALDATHCELVALTHDPFAAIWRDRPAAPCGVIREMPVAISGESSADKRARIAQVLAAKGADYLAITLPDNIAWLLNIRGSDIAMNPVAHSFALLSRDGTVEWFVDPRKTAALSAELKATLTLNDFDAFLPRCQQIAPGKRILLDGDFAPVALRFAIEQQGGEVLWSADPITFIKAHKNPVELAGYRESHQQDGAAWVNFLAWLAQEVPAREAAGNPVTELEAQQKQLEFRQQQVGFIEQSFSTISASASNAAMCHYHSSEKTNKAITRANFYLNDSGGQYQNGTTDATRTLSFGPLDAQQRLHYTAVLKGFLSMFTLQFPAGTHGHQLDAFARRALWDLGLDFDHGTGHGVGHQLLIHEQPQRIAKKVNPWPLSAGNIMTIEPGYYLADRYGIRIENQVEVVESQPGFCRFASLTLIPIDLSQVEWSLLSEQEKQWLDDYHQQVREILLPRVNSNAREWLIAATAPLRVQAS; from the coding sequence ATGCAAACCCCAACACCGTTACAGGCGTTACGCGACCAGCTTGTCGCGCTGGAGCTTGACGGTATCATTGTGCCGCGCGCCGATGCGCATCAAAGCGAAGACTGCGCCCCGCACGATAATAAATTACAGTGGCTCACCGGTTTTACCGGCTCGGCCGGGCTGGCGCTGGTACTGCGCGATCGCGCGTTAATGTTTGTCGATGGTCGCTACCAGGTACAGGTACGCAGCGAAGTGGATCTGCATGCCTTTGAAATCCATCACCTGCACAACGAGCCGCTCGATCAGGTTCTTGCTTCGTTTCCTGCAGGAAGTCGCATCGGTTTCGAACCGCTGCTGATGGTCAACAGCCAGTTCACCGCTCTTGACGCCACGCATTGTGAACTGGTGGCGCTGACGCACGATCCGTTCGCTGCCATCTGGCGCGATCGCCCGGCAGCACCCTGCGGCGTGATCCGTGAAATGCCCGTCGCCATCAGTGGAGAAAGCAGTGCCGATAAACGCGCGCGTATTGCGCAAGTGCTGGCGGCGAAAGGGGCGGATTATCTCGCCATCACCCTGCCGGATAATATTGCCTGGCTGCTGAATATCCGCGGCTCCGACATTGCGATGAACCCGGTGGCGCACTCTTTTGCTCTGCTGAGCCGTGATGGCACGGTGGAGTGGTTTGTCGATCCGCGCAAAACAGCGGCTCTGTCTGCTGAACTGAAGGCCACGCTGACGCTGAACGATTTCGATGCCTTTCTGCCGCGCTGCCAGCAGATTGCGCCGGGCAAACGCATCCTGCTCGACGGTGATTTTGCCCCCGTCGCTCTGCGTTTTGCTATCGAACAACAGGGTGGTGAAGTGCTGTGGAGCGCGGATCCGATCACCTTTATCAAAGCGCATAAAAATCCGGTGGAGCTGGCGGGCTACCGTGAAAGCCACCAGCAGGATGGCGCGGCGTGGGTGAATTTTCTGGCGTGGCTGGCGCAGGAAGTTCCGGCGCGTGAAGCTGCGGGTAACCCGGTCACCGAACTGGAAGCTCAGCAGAAGCAACTGGAATTTCGCCAGCAGCAGGTCGGGTTTATCGAGCAGAGTTTCAGTACCATTTCGGCCTCTGCCAGCAACGCCGCCATGTGCCACTATCACAGCAGCGAAAAAACCAACAAAGCCATCACCCGCGCGAATTTTTACCTGAACGACTCCGGCGGTCAGTACCAGAACGGCACCACTGACGCCACGCGTACCCTGTCGTTTGGCCCGTTGGACGCGCAGCAGCGCCTGCACTACACCGCCGTGCTGAAAGGCTTTTTGTCGATGTTTACTCTGCAATTCCCTGCCGGAACGCACGGCCATCAGCTTGATGCCTTTGCCCGCCGCGCGCTCTGGGATCTGGGGCTGGATTTCGATCACGGCACCGGACACGGCGTCGGTCACCAGTTGCTGATCCACGAACAGCCGCAGCGCATTGCCAAAAAGGTCAACCCGTGGCCGCTCAGTGCCGGTAATATTATGACCATCGAACCGGGTTACTATCTGGCGGATCGCTACGGTATTCGTATCGAAAATCAGGTGGAAGTGGTGGAAAGCCAGCCCGGTTTCTGCCGCTTCGCGTCCCTGACGCTGATCCCCATCGATTTAAGCCAGGTGGAGTGGAGCCTGCTGAGCGAACAGGAGAAACAGTGGCTGGATGATTATCACCAGCAGGTGCGTGAAATACTGTTGCCGCGGGTCAACAGCAACGCCCGCGAGTGGCTGATTGCCGCCACCGCGCCGCTGCGCGTGCAGGCAAGTTAA